The nucleotide sequence TCTAATTGTCTACTTAAAAGAAGATGGGCTTGTGACATATGAAGAGTTTGAAAGTGTTATTTCTTCTTGGATAAAGGGAGTATCTTATGAAAGTCAATTATTTATGGAGGCATTCACTAAAGTGGACAAAGATAATAGTGGGTATATAGATAAAGATGAACTACGGACGTGGTTAAAAAGAAAAGACCACGAATGGACGACAGAGGATGAAGAGGACTTAAACGATCTGTTCAACGATGCTGATGTaaaccacaatggaaaagtagAATACAGCGGTAAGAAATCAGTGCCTGCATGGTCCAGGATTTAAGTTTACGGAAAAAGAGGGAACGTAAGCATAAGAATTTTCAAACAGTTTTCAAAGCCAAACAAATCATATTTTTCTGGCTTTTAGTAGCGTATTAAGGTAGATtgatggtataccgccatcttggattgtacaattacagtacaaaatcggtctagttatttgcctaactCTGCAAATTAGAcacagatttgcaattcaatagTTTGACTGTTTTTTCTATTtgaagaaaacttgttaattaatcgtattatacaaaatattttaacaaatatcaattttttggttttaaaattaaaaaaaaaaatcaaataagccatttaaggggagataactcttttagtacaaaatttatagtgggctaatagggaaattttttatttttacttgtagcaagaaaataagttcggtgacaccatgttttctttttattttcttaaaacatcttataaaacctttcttctcacaatttatttcaaaattctatctcatagaattttttatgcacactaatgtgtttttatatgaacaaactaaccaaattttggcaattttcaacgactcatagcttgaaaaatagcacggtgacctattctttttacttaatttttgaaaagcgcatagtaaaatatttattttggcaaattataaaaaaattctgtctcaaaaaatatatacttgtgatcTACCTTAATACTTAAAAAATTTTTATATTGTGATTAAATCATATACGATTTATTAATAGAAACTGGTTGTATTAAAACCTATTTCGAGAATTCTGTAGTTCAGTGAGCTGGGAAACGTGTTAGACTAAATGTTTTATTGGTTATTTAGAAAGAAGCAGATACCAGACTGAATCGAACAAAAATGGCCAAacaaaaaaatgacgaaaaaaaataattcacaaaacacTACGCAGAAAAGTAATAAAAGTATAAGACAATTCAACCCACTAAAGCTGGGGACTTTCTCACAGGTGTTCTGTTTAGTAATAAAAGTCTTGTTTATTTTAAGGTGCACGTAGAGCTAAGAATATAATTGAGTTATCCCGCTTTggtaataaatataaaacttattttacagAATTTGTAAAAGCCTTCTGTGGAGAAGAACTTTGACAAGAGAGAAGCGCCGAGTACGAAGACCACCCATTATAATTGAATTCAATCAATTACTCTTTGTATTATCGTCGTACACCACTTTTGTcaattaatgttttcatttcgGTTATTGACAAGGGTCACGTGACTGAactgtaaaatatacatgtacataaataaaagtatattatttttattttttgtattgaatACTAATACATATTCTACAATTTCTAAATTAATCTTTCATACTTTTGGTCCGTTCATGATTTTTGCTATCTAAGCTTATGTGATTTGTATTTAATGAAGGATTACTTTTATCTTTTAGTTATAAGACCTGTCTTTTAAcgttatatatatgttccagaccatatgagtatttggaccgtacgcgtacggtccggaccgtttacgtatactcgtacggtccgaccatacgcgtacggtcggaccgtatgagtatacgcgtatggtccagtacgaggtgaccatacatgttattagatcatatgggttaaattcaaacaaacattatatatttatttttagttttacaaattgttattattacaactagatggataaaatgaacaaacgaacaattgaaattaaatatttgtttaattgtatatctgaatcctaatttggtactctcgcccaaggtgacacttgctaccacaagtagcgtaatattttttacatttacatgtttgcagttcatgcatgttcctttgcatttgaattttctttgtaaagttgctaaattggcctcccacattatatttacttccgataacttcaaatTCAGTGATCATTattcaataaatgtattattgatcgacatgctaaatactAGAGATTAATATATTTAATAAGCGTGAgtttttaaaatagttaaaatataaagtgtttattttaattaccattgaacttttatatattcatttaagagttaagttatattgatctgttatatgcatttgcatctaataaacttgaccaactttttaatattagtcggaccgtacgcgtacggtccgaccgtatgagtattttgaaaaagtacgcatacggtccagaccgtacgcgtacggtccaaatactcatacggtctggaacatatacttATTCTATAACTCATGGTGAActcaaataaatatacatttttatcataGTGTTATTCAATGGGTGTTTTCATATTAATCCTGTATCATGTCCAAGTACAGTCGAATTGGGTCGAGGTTAGCTGTACCGGCCAATAACAATTACTGAATCGTATGAACGAACCTTCATCGTAATACagttacatttttgtatattctAATTGAAATCGTCTTGTGTTGGCACAAGCTAATAAAGCAGTCCATAATATTGTTTGATATAATTGATGTAAGCACTTCTACAAAGATACTCAAATCATATAGTGTAATGCTATCAAACCTTCTAGTTCTAATAAAGTAAACACCGTGGATGAATAGCTCCCAGTAATAGCTGTCTGTACCTCCTTTtgatcacaaaaaaaaatgtatccggGATGTGACAAAACTTCCGTTTGGTTTGTGCATCGATATCAACTCACTTATATACATTTACAcgaacagaatatttaaaaaatttcaatatattaggCGCGTATCCAGAATTCGATGTAAGTGGGCATTCCTGAGAAATAGAAGTTGAAGGacaattttatgacaaaaaagcTATTTTGCCTATAAATTACCTGTTATGGGTGGGGGAAAATATGCAAAGATAAAGATGGTGCATGTGCTTGTTTTCTAGGCGAAAATAACATAAGACAAAACttgtgtaaatacaaaattcaaaatgACTTAGGAAAGTACTTTGCAGGGTACGTaaagaatatttaattttttaatttattaatttgagTCTTTTTGACCTTAATGGCGATAATCAGTGCAATATCATTAGTAATTCTTCATCTCAGCATAGaagtattaatatatataattgataatgacaagtcaataaaattgagaatggaaatggtgaatatgtcaaagagacaacaatccgaccaaagagcagaaaacacccgaaggccaccaatgggtcttcaacacagcgaaaaaatcccgcacccggaggcgccTTAATaataatgtgtactagttcagtgaaaatgtacgtcatactaAATAAACcccaaaacatttaaatgaaccATGATCTCAAATAGTCACAAGTCATAGTATATCATCGGTATTATGCACAATTTAAAGTGAATTAGTGTTAGTGTACTAACATTAAACTTAACACTCTATTGCTTAATCTGAATAGACTGAAATAATTGTAATGTAAGTATTGAGATTTTTTTCTAACTTACAATGTATATTAAAAGCCCAGTAGCAAGTGTGAAATGTAAACAAAGTGAATTATTTGTCATAGTAGTTTCCATTGCATAGATGTATTAAAAGGTAAGACTTTATTTTCTAATATAGTATattatgatccttctaattttttttattaaaaaaataaacaagacattatagttgtatataatatatatatatatatatattcatactaTAGTGGTCTATAAATAGGATCAAGAAAATTTAATATGTTCCAGAATAAGCGATACTGTGCACTGCGGAAATcaggaaaaaaacataataaaagtcTTAAGATTTGTGCAACGATACTAAAATAATATAAAGGTTACAAAAATAGTTGTTTCATgtgtatttaatttatttgaactCATGTTCAAATGTTCAAATAACCTGAACTTGACGCTagcaaactagtttaaccccgcctcattctTCATGTGCCTCTCTCCactcaggagcctgtagttcactGGTTGTAGTTGGTtcatgtctttcatatttgtttttcgtaaattgtttgttataaataaggtcattagttttttttcaattgaattgttttgtatAGACCCGACGCTTCGCTTTTGTGAAGTAAAAAATCCTGTTCCGGAAATAATAATGCTTGTTCTTAGCTTGAGTCTGGTTGTTCCTGCATGTGGATGCATTAACCTGGGATCCTGTTTTATGTCATGTGAGCCAGTAGACTGTCGCGAAGATGAGGTTTGGCCAGGATGCTAGGAATGTTGATACATCAACTTCCGTTCGGAAAGTATTATGCCTTATTGATGCACCATAGCCTGATGTCCTGCATGGCCAAACCTCCTCCTCTTTGCATCAGTACTTCTGCTGTCGAACAGTGAGTTAGGATCCCAGGCAAGGTGCATCAATATCCATTCGAAAAGTATCATGCAAGTTCCTACGTCAACGTTCggaaagtatatatatatatcgtgcATATTCCTATATGTTTAAAAAAGAACATATGTAACCTATAAGTTCTACTTGTGACCAGCATATCCCAGTTTGATATCCCGTTATCTAAATATCCATTTACTTTTCTGTTTATAACTCCTGAAATATTCACCATTGggcattaagaaaaaaattatcaatatataaaaGTCAAAGATGATCGCCCttgtttaaattatttgaatggaatcataaacattatattttaaagtcaTAACATCAATAATGGGCCAAAACGTTTGCACAAAAGGGGGAAAAAACATGCAGGCactattttcataattttaccaAATAGGTTCAATATGTGTTATGTTAAGGTTATGCATATATGTAAAGTGTTTTCAGAGAAAAGTGCCGGTGGGGAAAACTTAATATTACGACAAAGTCattgaaatacaaatacaaatattgtcTAATTAATAGACAGACTATGAAACTTGTTTTTATTAGTTTACAGAAGACAAACCTATATATGtagtaatatataaaaaaaaaaaatggcggaAGATTTGTGTAAAGAAGAAATTGAAGGTAAGCCTTACCGTACTTTAAATAGCCTTGATCATATTCTACATACTTATactgaaggaaaaaaatgtttatatcagcTGCTACTCACAGAAGTTTGGTCATCTCTGTCAAATTGTTCACCTCGGccattttttactaaaagaagcCGCTAAGGTCATTTCCATCAAAATGTTCCCTCGGCCACTTCTTACTGATTTACTCAACGAagccgttcgttcgttcgtttcattcgttttttttgtttgttcgtttgtttgtttgtttttttgttcgactgtctgtctgtctgtctgtctgtttatttatttatttattttacggGTCAACTTTTCGtagttatttaactttttaataaATGGAGTGAACCACTGCATACATTCGGGCACAGATGATATTTGTCTAAATGATTTAACTCTGATATCTGTCTCTATGTCTTCAAGGACTAGGTGaagagttttatttatttttaagaaagTGAAAAAGAAATGGTACGTAACTGttcaaaattgaattataattttaagaaaaaacaagATTTTCCAAAAGCTAAATGAGATGTaagtttataatataaaaaatattagacGCACAAGAGTCATTTGTCAAAAATTTCTTCTACTAGGAAAAAAATTGTGGAGTTGCATAATATCAATGAAAAGATTTAAATGTGAACAACACACATCCATGATATCTAACTTTCAGATCTAACTGCACGTGTGTTATCTGATTTTCAGAAATTCGTAAAACTTTCAATCTTCTTGACAAAAATCACGATGGACGACTGTCAAAAACTGAAATCATAAAAGGCATACATTTATTAAGAGTCAATCCAACCGAAGTTGAAGCGGACGATATAATGAACGAGCTGGACCTTGATGGTAAGTTCTTTCAGACGAGACATCATCCCACACTACAAGATCCCCTTTTAACGGAGAAGATGCGATTTAAGGGCGACAACTCTTTGAATTGATAATGCGTTTGTAAAAGTTTCACAAAAAGAACTTTTCCAGCATTCATATGCAACACATTTGAATATCTATTGTGTTGTGTGattttatatacacatgtatacaagCAAAGATCAGCAAAACACGTTTTTGAACTGGTTGACACAAACACTCCAGTGATGTTTAAGAGTAACGTCCCTTAATTAACTAGACATGGGCGTTACATACGGGAAGATTTACAAGGACAGTTACTTCCATGCAAAGAAATTACTGCTGACcatataaaatatacacaaaaatatttaagtcaTCATAATTATTTTGGATTTAATTTATGTTCTAccgtaaatgtgtttttttttcattgttgtttacactttttgttcttcaaaattacgTATCGATGAGAAATGTTCCTCAACGTTTCGTTTAATTGAGCTTAAAGTAAAACATATCATCAGATATCTGTAGGTTAAACTTCAAGTCATCGTTTATAGTTTTGTTGTTATTAATAAGAATCATTGACGTTCACTCAAAACTTACTTTTTCATATTGCacttaaattcttttttaaataggaGACGGACTAGTTACTTGGGAGGAGTATCTAAAAGCCTTATCAGCCCAAATTAAGAAGCAAGCATATGAAGAACAATTATTTATGCAAGCCTTTAAAAAGTTTGATAAAGACGATAGTGGATTTATAGACAAAGAAGAACTCAAATATATCTTGAAAAGAAAAGGAGAGATATGGACTGATGACGATTTAGCGTTCCGAGACGACCTCTTTCTTGAAGCGGATGAAGACAGAAATGGACGGATTGAATACAAAGGTATTACTACTTTCAGTGTGAAGTTTGTCGTATTTCCGAAATTGATGTTCGTTCGACtttctttgattgtttttttttatgaaggcAGATATGTGTCAACTGCACCCAGGTACactggagatcacttctaacctctcattagaactgtcagaataatctgtcatagaactgttctaaactgtcctagaacagttctacttAGAAAGTTCTACCCTAGAACGGTTCTAAGtatagaactgtctaaaactgttctaggtagaaatgtctaaatcagttctagtcgtagaactgtcaggagaactgaccaaatcagttctaaccgtagaactgtcagcagaactgactaaatcagttctaaccgtagaactgtcggCAGAACTGTTTATAACTGTTCTAGCCGTaaaactgtcagcagaactgtcAGGATAGTAGAACATTTCTTAATAGACATTTTCCGTAACGAGAAATGTTAAAGCAGTGCTGTGATGAGAATTTTTCAATATATGTTATATCTTTtgacttatttatatttaagacaAACAGTTCTTAAAACTGTTCTATggatagaactgactaaatcaattctagccgtagaactgaccaaatcagttctaatcgtagaactgttctagtcgtagaactggTCTAGTCAtagaatttttcaacggcaattttcaaagcgcttagacaattccagtgcaccgttacgattcaaatatgatgtaattgtatagaaaaaccttgagtaactattgacaaaaacatacTAAATTTGAGAAACAtgactgtaaagattttacctatatcgccatattgggatagtcgtaattcctgttacgattatctctttaataccagtgttaAATAGCTACCACTTAGCTAGTATGTACAAAAATATCGATTATACTTATATACTAAGTCTGGTTAAATACCACTCTGATTCTATTTAAAACTATGATAAACAACGTTACTCAATGATAGATGAATAAAAAGAGATCTGAGATAAACGTCAATAATCGAGCCAGCAACCAAACGACAACAATAAACACGATATCTAGACATGTAAGTGGTGAACAACACAATAAACACGATATCTAGACATGTAAGTGGTGAACAACATGATAAACACGATATCTAGACATGTAAGTGGTGAACAACACGATAAACACGATATCTAGACATGTAAGTGGTGAACAACACGATAAACACGATATCTAGACATGTAAGTGGTGAACAACACGATAAACACGATATCTAGACATGTAAGTGGTGAACAACACGATAAACACGATATATAGACATGTAAGTGGTGAACAACACGATAAACACGATATCTAGACATGTACTAAGTGGTGAACAACACGATAAACACGATATCTAGACATGTAAGTGGTGAACAACACGATAAACACGATATCTAGACATGTAAGTGGTGAACAACACAATAAACACGATTTGTAGACATGTAAGTGGTGAACAACACAATAAACACGATATCTAGACATGTAAGTGGTGAACAACACAAAACTcgttaaatttacaaaaagataagACATTTCAAACCACAAAAGCTGGGGACTTTCTCACAGGTGTTCTTGTTATTAATAAGACATAAGACATCagacattttatttcactaaagcccccacatggggtatgttagtacaacattttaacaaacaataaaagtgtgaacatatttacattagaacaacatggttaacaaaggtgcaataatagtatatataattaatgcagatatttgacaggaagtacaaattatagtaacatgattatttattattaacaCGTAGAGCTAAGAAAATAATTGAGTTATCCCGCTTTGCTAATAAATATCAAACTTATTTTACAGAATTTGTAAAAGCCTTCTGTGGAGAAGAACTTTGACAAGAGAGAAGCGCCGAGTACGAAGACCACCCATTTATAATTGGATTCTATCTATTACTCTCTGTATTATCGTCTGTATTATCGTCGTACACCATTTTTGTCAATTAATGTATTTTTCTTTCGGTTATTGACAAGGGTCACGTGACTGAactgtaaaatatacatgtacataaatatatatatattacttttatttattgtgttgaatattaatacatgatttacatcttTCTAAATTCATCTTTTATAGATTTTACCCGTCTATGATTTTTGTTATCTAAGCTAATTGTCTTGAAAGAAGAATTACTTGTATCTTTAATTTATAGGACCTGCATGCTTTTTTTACGTTATATATACTTATGTTATAAGTTATGGTTAATTCAAAAGATAtacattcatttatataataTCTAATGTTCAGTATCGCAAATGTTATTTTTCAAAGTGGCTGAATGCCATttgtttttctacaaaaaaataattgactgaagctttatttttggtaattttagggagctaacatttgatttttatggggtgTGTTAAGATGAAAATTTTGTTCTGAAAACAAATGGTAGCTCCAATATCGGGGTATAAAAGCGTTGATCGAATCACATTTTTTCGCGGTTCATACTAAAAATATGCACACGTACTACGCAATTTCAGCCCTATGAAATTACAAAAGAATAATTTAATTGTTATAATTACACTTTTACTGCTACGACTATTAAATTTCGAGTCAAATCAAGTCTTTCGTTTTTCTATGCATGGTTTGGTTTTAACGTTGTCACGGGGAGCAAGTACTTCATAAAGGTTTGGCATTatatttggaaataaaatatagcttttgTAATGCCTCGGCCAATACAATTTATGGAATgaggccaaaataaaaagattgtatgtttgcccaaacgcgaccgacccaaaataaacccgccgactcaaattctttttttgacgttttttagaagaatttttttttttgcggaTTTTTTTATGTTCGCTCCGTCATCGtataaaacttaaagtttgtcGTTTTTGCGTTTGAAAGTAATTGTGAATACGATTAAAAGAAAGCGCATATTAGATGCAGTTAATCGATATTCGATGTTCTCAGTTTTTATCTTCTGACTTATATGTAACGAACGTAAAGAAGTGAAACATGTGAAGTGGCACATTTTTTACGCTGTAGTTGTCTGTACTACCAAACCCTTACCTATATGTTCAATGTTAATTTCGTCGTGTACTCgaatatctgataagaatattcAGGTAGATTTGTTCAAAACCGGGGTAatcgaatattttcaatgttatcctgacaggaaatggatccggaagttgcgaatttacaatcttgcaagaagattttgttttttctgAATAAAAcggaattatttcttgataaattgttgtctttaatttaatcttcctttatcatgtgaattagatgtctttttattcaaatagttcaaatttacaagtctCAGTTGACAAGATCAGTACGTTGCTGTTTGGGAGAGTTTGataaaactataatataataatcagaaatataatcttaactgaatgtaactccttctgaataatttagtgcagtataaatataaatccactttgacaagagaaatctggcttttgtcagaaatattttttttcacatgtgcaaaagtaAACGCATGTTATGCTgggatttttatacaaatttgtgaGGAAGCCTCTGGAACCTGATgacctaaaaataaaataagtcttcagaaaacgttaactttatgcaattatattttatcaatactgattatttaaaaaaaattaaacttgattatttatattatatctttattgcaaaattacacccatgagggtcaagcaatacaatgaaacaataattttatactatacaatgcaatacaatgaaatacaatgtaatacaatgaaatacaaaataatacaatacaatatatagaataatagaacattagagttcaattataaatgtatgtaaaaaacacCATCATAACCTTGCCTGACACGGGTCTGactccctcagttctaaagactgtttaatgaagactccaatatgacaaacaagttcagggatggGGTTTAGAATGCGTTTAAGTTCATTGAATGCATCAAGATGCTGAAATAATGGTACAtagtcttttagataagcaaaaagattagaacgcaaagatatgttaatgtcacaatacaaaaagaaatgatattcATCATCTAGGActtcacattttttacataatctttgtgcTCTTGGAATGTTTCTGTACCTTCCTAATTCAATGCCTAGGGAATGATCACTTAGTCTAAATTTTGAGAGTAACTGcctatgtataaaattattgcaatttaaatattcctcagactgacaattattttttaatttcccataaagacaaagtttggatgaggaatccatttttgaaagtttaattaaagtatttttttcatattcctctGAAACACACTtctttatattacattttaacatatttttttattgtttaaaaggtACATTATTATTAGAGTAATTTTCtgggtttattttcatttctttaaaaattttatcTGCAAATGAGTACCAGGAATAAATTCCTTCtgaatgtaaatttatgtttgtttgtagaGATTCTTTAACCAGGGGATTAATATCATtacaatttattctataaaaatacatgagtgtttgag is from Mytilus edulis unplaced genomic scaffold, xbMytEdul2.2 SCAFFOLD_2117, whole genome shotgun sequence and encodes:
- the LOC139506040 gene encoding calmodulin-like — encoded protein: MAEDLCKEEIEEIRKTFNLLDKNHDGRLSKTEIIKGIHLLRVNPTEVEADDIMNELDLDGDGLVTWEEYLKALSAQIKKQAYEEQLFMQAFKKFDKDDSGFIDKEELKYILKRKGEIWTDDDLAFRDDLFLEADEDRNGRIEYKEFVKAFCGEEL
- the LOC139506041 gene encoding calmodulin-like (The sequence of the model RefSeq protein was modified relative to this genomic sequence to represent the inferred CDS: added 157 bases not found in genome assembly), translating into MSEKDIRETFDRLDQNKTKGITPNDVIKGLHMLLYHPTDLEEADIKHNLCMTEDGLVTYEEFESVISSWIKGVSYESQLFMEAFTKVDKDNSGYIDKDELRTWLKRKDHEWTTEDEEDLNDLFNDADVNHNGKVEYSEFVKAFCGEEL